A genomic region of Thermodesulfobacteriota bacterium contains the following coding sequences:
- a CDS encoding electron transfer flavoprotein subunit alpha/FixB family protein — MKEMDQYRGVLVFAERKDSQVIKGSLELLSLGRGLADELQVELSALLVGDRLGSIPEELIYYGADVVYVIENPILERYTTSPYHSIVCDLIRKNKPEIVLFSATHLGMDLAPRVACELKTGLSAHCVDLKMDKENRQLLQICPYFDYMATIVTDTRPQMATVQPGIASLPKRDDSRHGKTVMVEFEIEPGDVKVVEVEVKKEEGTEKIEEADIIIAVGRGLKDMRLAEELASALGGTIGATQPVTDAGLLPESRMIGQTGKMVQPKLYIACGISGAGQHIVGMQNSGTIVAINTDEKAPIFKVADYGIVGDVTKVIPALIDSLKG, encoded by the coding sequence ATGAAAGAGATGGACCAGTATAGAGGTGTTTTGGTATTTGCAGAGCGGAAGGACAGCCAGGTAATAAAGGGTAGTCTTGAACTCCTGTCTTTGGGGCGAGGGCTTGCCGATGAGCTTCAGGTAGAACTGTCAGCTCTTTTGGTAGGGGATCGTTTAGGCAGCATTCCAGAGGAACTTATATACTATGGGGCAGATGTAGTATATGTGATAGAGAACCCTATCCTTGAAAGGTATACTACATCTCCCTACCATAGTATCGTATGTGATTTAATCAGAAAAAATAAACCAGAGATAGTCCTCTTTAGTGCCACGCATCTTGGTATGGATTTGGCTCCCAGAGTAGCCTGTGAGCTGAAGACAGGACTGAGTGCTCACTGTGTGGATTTAAAGATGGATAAGGAAAATAGACAGTTGCTTCAGATTTGCCCGTATTTTGATTACATGGCGACTATCGTAACCGATACGAGGCCCCAAATGGCTACAGTTCAGCCTGGCATAGCCTCCCTTCCAAAACGAGATGATTCCAGACATGGAAAGACGGTAATGGTTGAATTTGAGATAGAGCCCGGAGATGTTAAGGTCGTTGAGGTGGAGGTAAAAAAGGAAGAAGGTACCGAAAAGATTGAAGAAGCGGATATTATTATTGCCGTGGGCCGTGGGCTTAAAGATATGCGGTTGGCTGAGGAACTGGCTTCTGCTCTTGGAGGAACAATTGGTGCAACCCAGCCTGTTACCGATGCTGGCTTATTACCTGAATCACGCATGATAGGGCAAACAGGCAAGATGGTTCAGCCGAAGCTGTATATTGCCTGTGGAATTTCCGGTGCAGGGCAGCACATTGTAGGAATGCAAAATTCAGGCACTATCGTTGCAATTAATACAGATGAAAAGGCCCCTATATTTAAGGTAGCTGACTATGGTATTGTTGGGGATGTTACTAAAGTAATACCGGCACTCATTGACTCTTTAAAGGGTTAA